The Theileria orientalis strain Shintoku DNA, chromosome 2, complete genome genome has a window encoding:
- a CDS encoding uncharacterized protein (protein of unknown function DUF529 repeat containing protein), with product MSLFYWLIWLFTYVLVFHCNCSLESDSFFTNDLRPAKFLSSYFRLEHILLTVDIANKFNTQGLQYAYDRSQDSHTFTANPGYLINKVTRRGAVLWDAKDYDCQCSFRVFVGFNRLNERVFRVYFLLPEPPQLSSFDNDLILPRSRDSLGHDVELVGANIQVKRSTNFVTYMRDPITHAEIFTAKAPYRLALLKNGDATFWRHKRGPYPDRVLVTMNRKGGPYCRFGFPSPKPEPDPKPFLLDVATLESTDCFQYQFNALSQTHSFTPNPGFLIYEVSSRGKLLWSCEDSLYPEKVIMFPNKRGNSQLRIKLPSIIPTKPTHQGCIEIITRGSKRPNDEAKYTLTQPSSGRLIYSFKPGAQCTMVRCNGRILWIYGNFNCKDYPTSLLYTNYSVIDIHFGCGFIKYLRLPNGNWSEGIPHDIRTSLIHYNEPPTPLESRWLASNAPIPYQSTENLSLYHRAMDELSWKGRKSVRSADTSTDGDYDGASVVNVRRTRSHVAGIRYDLNDLNLHTNKESSKFRHRDFKSSYRPQQHRASQTTTQGYKPEFRDKFLVPLDLNEIASTPGYYVQNKPDKTIYIAQPGYLFGIVTSNGETLWKTKRGDYPNKVIYKTVDGQNRLKVYFPEPMPPPRISSLKVVRPVRDQYGRVERPRPRYGPSDPSKVAIEITDPHRPDFKFFRYVEPERIPAESIPKIVDTRREAEAAEPAEPFVEVEGLDPGLRVRLLPGVKTGERRRQPIPLPMSMNIDEPLELHYDYEPWRVQEREAQVKSETEAKPDAQVKAEAEDKAKETDYEASSDLEDESDMRHRGVIKYVTLNIQNKETRRSYRFFEDIRTQTAFYFPKVGFLFNKVQLTRQYHALAHDLYYQWKANKVFAKMVMVNGIDDVQPFVSIFLTDGQILFYCVAYINSIHLGTRRFYPEVDLNTDEHPQNVRIYTLSSSGERMNDVRKYEVSTYVVPNGTHPMASYNPFYRYMFKSARYLRITINSRLLWESGSGPRPQALYYFPTQNLAVLEFDYHSYNVYKFQSDMWFLWLKEYHYKRLRQSTSWAHSEGYKGNTEALNRINRIKWLFDKTWMHISRRLGYLVIFLLSYRPRNQGHLARSTQVYDSYGDLPFDSTFADPLTVVEIKNLFSTNEINYKYDKRANFHEFIAKQPYLIDKVTRNGRIIWDSANYDYEYGSKVVVGENNAGGRLFRVYFPHETGPIFSDSGSSCKSIPKAAPQEAPRLTKLLNIDIKYKFTTNEVLYTYNETDDTHTFRAVEPYVFNQIYKNGVIVWEYEQGAYPNEALVTRDEAGRPMLRVFFNKPPEVAKHDYRPQISKPVQYRGPVLRAPIPTHERVQTEIIKIVRPPPKVDPIPIPDTETERETEPDTQLETELESQFESESDGIPRSKRLTKTKKLHIDTESEPEVEVEEKPSLKVEDQPRPKVDERPKPKVVERPRPKVEEYPRPKVEEYPRPKVAAQPKRMAVVPKAGLLDMRPVELNVDYRYSTFCFDYTQYDNVGTYIAKEGYAIIVVRLTYKFLIFGTDVVIWRSRSPELYATKVVLTGISNVANTLTLYLNNGETKTYKKSSDRQIWLEADEVAPEEPDPLDLDPSLLDIDIDNFSKSIVYDIRYVDDEAGKINYVYAPKKKYLFKSVRQESYIVWKAADKSECASIVHVVRYTFPDIINLMIMTPDGNRRLYVKNIPRLCKLPTWKEASIDPINKRIMSQIRRVVPF from the exons atgaGCCTTTTTTACTGGTTAATATGGCTCTTCACTTATGTGTTAGTGTTTCATTGCAACTGCTCTCTAGAATCTGATTCTTTCTTCACCAACGACTTAAGACCTGCTAAGTTCCTTTCTTCTTATTTCCGGCTGGaacatattttactcaCCGTGGACATTGCCAACAAGTTTAACACTCAGGGCCTCCAATATGCCTATGATCGGTCACAGGACTCCCATACTTTCACTGCCAACCCTGGATACCTCATAAACAAGGTCACCAGGCGTGGCGCTGTTCTTTGGGATGCTAAGGACTACGACTGCCAGTGCTCCTTCAGGGTGTTTGTGGGCTTCAATCGGCTCAACGAGCGGGTCTTCCGGGTGTACTTCCTTCTTCCCGAGCCCCCTCAGCTCAGCTCCTTTGACAACGATTTAATTCTGCCTCGATCTAGGGACTCTCTGGGCCACGACGTCGAGTTGGTCGGCGCCAACATTCAGGTAAAGCGGTCCACCAACTTCGTTACCTATATGCGTGACCCTATTACTCATGCTGAGATTTTCACTGCCAAGGCGCCCTACAGGCTCGccctgctgaagaacggCGACGCCACCTTCTGGCGCCACAAGCGCGGCCCCTACCCTGATAGGGTCCTCGTGACTATGAACCGAAAGGGCGGCCCCTATTGCAGATTTGGCTTTCCTAGCCCTAAGCCTGAGCCTGATCCCAAGCCCTTCCTCCTTGACGTTGCCACTCTCGAAAGCACTGATTGCTTTCAATACCAGTTTAATGCGCTCAGCCAAACTCACTCGTTCACTCCCAACCCTGGTTTCCTCATCTACGAGGTCAGCTCTAGGGGCAAGCTGCTATGGAGCTGTGAGGACTCCCTTTACCCTGAGAAGGTGATCATGTTTCCAAACAAACGTGGCAACTCGCAGCTCCGGATCAAACTGCCTTCTATTATCCCAACGAAACCCACTCATCAAGGCTGCATCGAAATCATAACCAGGGGCAGCAAGCGACCAAACGACGAGGCCAAATACACACTCACTCAACCTTCCAGTGGTCGGTTAATATATTCGTTCAAGCCCGGCGCCCAGTGCACCATGGTCAGATGCAACGGGCGTATACTGTGGATTTACGGCAATTTCAACTGCAAGGACTATCCGACCTCCCTCTTGTACACCAATTACTCCGTGATTGACATTCACTTTGGCTGCGGATTCATTAAATATCTTAGGCTTCCTAACGGCAACTGGAGCGAGGGCATTCCACACGACATTAGAACTTCTCTAATACACTATAACGAGCCACCAACGCCAC TGGAATCTCGATGGCTTGCTTCGAATGCCCCCATCCCTTACCAATCGACCGAAAACCTCAGTTTGTACCATAGAGCTATGGATGAACTTTCGTGGAAA gGACGAAAATCAGTCCGTTCTGCTGATACCAGCACCGATGGAGACTACGATGGTGCCAGCGTCGTAAACGTCAGGAGAACGCGGTCCCACGTCGCCGGTATTCGGTACGACTtgaatgatttaaatttgcaTACAAATAAAGAGAGTAGCAAGTTCAGGCACAGAGACTTCAAGTCGTCTTACCGACCGCAACAACACCGCGCATCGCAGACCACAACTCAAGGTTATAAACCGGAATTTAGGGACAAATTCCTGGTACCCTTGGACTTAAACGAAATAGCATCCACGCCAGGTTATTatgtacaaaataaacCTGACAAAACCATTTACATAGCGCAACCCGGGTACTTGTTTGGCATAGTCACTTCGAACGGTGAAACGTTATGGAAGACTAAGAGAGGCGACTATCCCAACAAGGTGATTTATAAAACGGTGGACGGGCAGAACAGGCTGAAGGTTTACTTCCCGGAACCAATGCCCCCGCCCAGAATATCGTCACTTAAGGTGGTCAGACCAGTGAGAGACCAATACGGGAGAGTAGAGCGTCCCAGACCACGATACGGACCGTCAGACCCGTCGAAAGTAGCCATTGAAATAACGGACCCTCACAGACCAGACTTTAAATTCTTCAGGTATGTGGAGCCGGAGAGGATTCCGGCCGAGTCCATACCTAAGATCGTTGACACGCGTCGTGAAGCTGAGGCTGCGGAGCCTGCGGAGCCATTTGTTGAGGTTGAGGGCTTAGATCCCGGACTCAGAGTACGCCTGCTTCCGGGAGTTAAGACCGGAGAGCGCAGGCGCCAACCAATACCGTTGCCAATGTCGATGAATATCGATGAGCCACTCGAACTCCACTACGACTATGAGCCATGGCGAGTGCAAGAGCGAGAGGCGCAGGTTAAGTCTGAGACTGAGGCTAAGCCTGACGCTCAGGTCAAGGCTGAGGCTGAGGATAAGGCTAAGGAGACTGACTACGAGGCGTCTTCTGACCTGGAAGATGAGTCGGACATGAGGCACCGCGGAGTAATCAAGTACGTGACGCTGAACATACAGAACAAGGAGACCAGAAGGAGCTACCGCTTCTTCGAGGACATCAGGACGCAAACGGCATTCTACTTCCCAAAAGTTGGATTTctgttcaacaaggtgCAGCTGACCAGACAGTACCACGCCCTCGCACACGATTTGTACTACCAGTGGAAGGCGAACAAGGTGTTCGCAAAAATGGTAATGGTTAACGGAATCGACGACGTTCAGCCGTTCGTGTCAATATTTCTGACTGACGGCCAGATACTGTTTTACTGCGTAGCATACATTAATAGCATACACCTGGGCACCAGAAGGTTCTACCCGGAGGTGGATTTGAATACAGACGAGCACCCCCAGAACGTCAGGATATACACGCTCTCCAGCTCCGGAGAGAGGATGAACGACGTGAGGAAGTACGAGGTGTCCACTTACGTGGTTCCCAACGGCACGCACCCTATGGCCTCGTACAACCCGTTCTACCGCTACATGTTCAAAAGCGCAAGGTATTTGAGGATAACGATCAACAGCAGGCTGCTGTGGGAAAGCGGGAGTGGGCCACGTCCACAGGCCCTGTACTACTTCCCGACCCAGAACTTGGCGGTGCTTGAGTTCGACTACCACTCGTACAACGTGTACAAGTTCCAGAGTGACATGTGGTTCCT GTGGCTAAAAGAGTACCATTACAAGAGGTTGAGACAGTCGACAAGCTGGGCGCACTCAGAAGGCTACAAGGGGAACACAGAGGCCTTAAATAGGATAAACAGAATAAAATGGTTATTTGATAAG ACATGGATGCACATATCTAGGAGACTAGGCTACTTAGTAATATTTCTTTTGTCATATCGGCCACGGAATCAGGGGCACTTAGCCCGTTCTACTCAAGTTTACGACTCCTATGGCGACTTGCCCTTTGATTCAACCTTCGCCGATCCTTTAACTGTTGTTGAGATAAAAAATCTCTTTAGCACgaatgaaataaattataaatacgATAAAAGAGCCAACTTTCACGAATTTATCGCAAAACAGCCGTACTTAATAGACAAAGTCACCAGGAACGGACGTATTATCTGGGACTCTGCCAATTATGACTACGAGTACGGCTCCAAAGTAGTCGTAGGAGAAAACAATGCCGGCGGTCGACTGTTCAGAGTGTACTTTCCACATGAAACGGGCCCGATTTTTTCAGACTCGGGCTCCTCATGTAAATCGATTCCGAAAGCCGCACCGCAAGAGGCACCCAGACTCACAAAATTACTCAACATTGATATTAAGTACAAATTCACCACCAACGAAGTATTGTACACATACAACGAAACTGACGACACTCACACTTTTAGGGCAGTTGAGCCGTATGTATTTAAccaaatttacaaaaatggAGTCATAGTATGGGAGTATGAACAAGGAGCATACCCCAACGAAGCACTGGTAACTCGCGACGAAGCCGGCAGGCCAATGTTGCGAGTATTCTTTAATAAGCCACCGGAGGTCGCCAAACACGATTACCGACCTCAGATTTCAAAACCAGTTCAATACAGAGGGCCAGTACTGAGAGCCCCGATCCCAACTCACGAAAGGGTACAAAcagaaattataaaaattgttaGGCCGCCACCGAAAGTGGATCCCATTCCAATTCCAGATACAGAAACGGAAAGAGAAACGGAGCCAGATACGCAACTAGAAACGGAGCTAGAATCGCAGTTTGAGTCAGAAAGCGACGGTATACCTCGATCCAAGAGGTTGACTAAGACTAAAAAGTTACACATTGATACGGAAAGTGAGCCTGAAGTCGAGGTTGAAGAAAAACCGAGTCTGAAGGTGGAGGATCAGCCGCGGCCGAAAGTCGACGAGAGACCAAAGCCGAAAGTCGTTGAGCGACCAAGGCCTAAAGTTGAGGAGTACCCAAGGCCGAAAGTTGAGGAGTATCCAAGGCCGAAAGTCGCGGCACAGCCGAAGAGGATGGCAGTCGTCCCCAAGGCAGGCTTGCTGGACATGAGGCCGGTGGAACTCAACGTCGACTACAGGTACAGCACATTCTGCTTCGACTACACGCAGTACGACAACGTGGGCACGTACATCGCCAAGGAGGGCTACGCGATCATCGTCGTGAGACTGACCTACAAGTTCCTCATCTTCGGAACGGACGTGGTGATCTGGCGATCCCGCAGCCCCGAGCTGTACGCCACGAAGGTGGTGCTCACGGGCATCAGCAACGTGGCCAACACGCTGACGCTGTACCTCAACAACGGGGAGACCAAGACCTACAAGAAGTCTTCAGACAGGCAAATATGGCTGGAGGCTGATGAAGTCGCGCCCGAGGAGCCGGACCCGCTGGACCTCGACCCCAGTCTCCTGGACATCGACATTGACAACTTCTCAAAGTCGATCGTCTACGACATCAGGTACGTCGACGACGAGGCCGGGAAGATCAACTACGTGTACGCgccgaagaagaagtaccTCTTCAAGTCGGTGAGGCAGGAGTCCTACATTGTTTGGAAGGCCGCGGACAAGAGCGAGTGCGCCTCCATCGTGCACGTCGTCAGGTACACCTTCCCGGACATAATCAACCTCATGATAATGACGCCCGACGGAAACAGGAGGCTGTACGTTAAGAACATTCCCAGGCTCTGCAAGCTGCCCACCTGGAAGGAGGCGTCCATAGATCCCATTAATAAGAGGATAATGAGCCAAATCAGGAGAGTTGTCCCGTTTTAA
- a CDS encoding ubiquitin carboxyl-terminal hydrolase: MARSPKRRTAARSPTKSGSKSPIKSVTKSVSKTMGKLVNKIGKKLVKNEENEEEKVEVVMESTDKVEAPNVHDSERNVTENGKVEKKSMQNVEAEVGSNVSLERKCPYLGTINRHLLDFDFEKVCSITLTNIHVYACLVCGKYFQGRGKNTHCYTHALEECHYLFMNLEDCKVYCIPENYLVEDASLDDIKYFLKPSYTRKDVELLKTQVTYGKALDGTDFIPGCIGLNNLKKTDYFNVIIQMMCVVTPLRDLFLLFDVNKVQPPDAVITTMVQLIRKIFNTRNFKGIVSPHEFVQSVGVASNGVYKIGVQSDPASLFSWLLARIHQKLQNRNTKESVVTRAFGGELLVKTLRGTRWESERKPFRMLTLVVPEAPIFKDSMDTNAIPQVPIFDLLAKYDGKMESVNTQGEVAKYKLSKLPEYLVLVIKRFTKNNFFLEKNPTIVSFPMKNLDLSEYMVEGGSQGGGNGGSGQSTKYDLICNISHEGTPKGGTFKVQVYHTPSNNWFQMEDLLVTSILPQQVALTECVCPRGVKIGIYGKRRYKMDDEQFDLYEGLENFEESPQSEPEVEYQEEKAVISDDEDDFNLVVDDEDAVPQQEVKPAKKTKRSIYTRKYRIFFVGAPGETHEAPMSNIEFFVLLKKLPIWIDDAGLMEYVKNITSGVAYAKVLYNQYHGKPLGIGLVEFKEISACTTFLKHKSHIASTPMPPQVYTHMSSDYRHGIVSETLIKAACRILSVPYTSSSSFCTSQQDMIEIEYERQQEELVKNGEYEIVTKTFPWFSYDLVSIMGACNRMMAPKEQSKPRRNRRGPITSKSEHALNKSAANSANRAFHGGQSGKAPGNAGNSRSSSASTTSVHLESYLSSKSMEGMGEKLTFLNTMLQSGAEGKPENAGVSRESTGRADATAKRDMGKHESGNKHVPGRPTTGANNADKRSPERKRPPLTVRKAIAKAGQDRDHKAPGNRDKGVKAREKSRKRNFEQMRADRSPERQEGRKPRRERSPGRRDRGKKRDKGRHEKGLHRNPEKRR; the protein is encoded by the exons ATGGCAAGGTCGCCAAAAAGAAGAACGGCCGCAAGGTCACCAACAAAGTCAGGGTCAAAGTCACCAATAAAATCGGTTACGAAGAGTGTTAGTAAAACAATGGGTAAATTGgtgaataaaataggaAAAAAACTAGTTAagaatgaagaaaatgaggaggaaaaggtaGAAGTTGTAATGGAATCCACAGATAAAGTGGAAGCTCCCAATGTACACGATTCGGAAAGGAACGTGACCGAAAATGGTAAAGTTGAGAAAAAATCAATGCAAAATG TGGAGGCGGAGGTGGGAAGTAATGTAAGTTTAGAGAGGAAGTGCCCGTACCTGGGAACAATCAACAGGCACCTGCTGGATTTCGACTTTGAAAAGGTGTGCTCAATCACGCTGACAAACATACACGTGTACGCATGCCTAGTTTGCGGAAAGTACTTTCAAG GCAGAGGAAAGAACACACACTGTTACACGCACGCACTGGAGGAGTGCCACTACCTGTTCATGAACTTGGAAGACTGCAAAGTGTACTGCATACCGGAAAACTACCTGGTGGAGGACGCATCGCTGGACGACATAAAG TATTTTCTGAAGCCATCGTACACGAGAAAGGACGTAGAGTTGCTGAAAACACAAGTGACCTACGGAAAGGCGCTGGATGGAACGGATTTCATACCAG GTTGTATTGGACTCAATAATCTGAAGAAAACTGACTACTTCAATGTGATCATACAG ATGATGTGTGTTGTAACGCCACTGAGAGACCTGTTTTTGCTGTTCGACGTGAACAAAGTGCAGCCGCCAGACGCAGTAATAACGACAATGGTGCAGCTGATAAGGAAGATATTCAACACGAGGAACTTCAAAGGAATAGTGTCGCCACACGAGTTTGTACAG TCGGTGGGAGTGGCGTCCAACGgagtgtataaaataggAGTGCAATCAGACCCAGCGTCGCTGTTCTCATGGCTACTGGCACGAATACACCAGAAGTTACAGAATAGAAACACGAAGG AGAGTGTGGTCACGAGGGCATTTGGAGGAGAGTTGTTGGTGAAGACACTGAGAGGCACTAGGTGGGAGTCGGAAAGAAAACCATTCAG GATGCTGACACTGGTGGTGCCAGAAGCGCCGATATTTAAAGACTCAATGGACACGAACGCAATACCGCAAGTGCCAATCTTTGACCTTCTGGCAAAATACGACGGAAAAATGGAATCAGTAAACACACAGGGAGAAGTGGCGAAATATAAGCTGTCAAAGCTGCCAGAGTACCTGGTGCTGGTAATCAAAAGGTTCACAAAAAACAACTTCTTCCTGGAAAAAAATCCAACCATAGTGTCATTTCCAATGAAAAACCTGGACCTGAGCGAAT ACATGGTGGAAGGAGGAAGtcaaggaggaggaaacgGAGGAAGTGGACAGAGTACAAAATATGACCTAATATGTAACATAAGCCACGAAGGGACGCCGAAAGGAGGCACATTTAAAGTGCAAGTGTACCACACACCCTCAAACAACTGGTTCCAAATGGAGGATCTGCTAGTAACGTCAATACTGCCACAACAAGTAGCACTAACAG AGTGTGTGTGTCCAAGAGGAGTAAAAATAGGAATATATGGGAAGAGAAGGTACAAAATGGACGATGAACAGTTTGACTTGTACGAAGGATTGGAAAACTTCGAAGAATCGCCACAATCGGAGCCAGAAGTAGAATACCAG GAGGAAAAGGCAGTAATATCAGACGATGAGGACGATTTCAACCTGGTGGTGGACGATGAAGATGCAGTACCACAACAAGAAGTGAAGCCGGCaaagaaaacaaaaagGTCAATATACACAAGAAAAT ATAGAATATTCTTCGTGGGAGCACCAGGAGAGACGCACGAGGCGCCAATGAGCAACATAGAGTTCTTCGTACTGCTGAAAAAACTACCAATATGGATCGACGACGCAGGGCTGATGGAGTACGTTAAGAATATCACAAGCGGAGTGGCATACGCAAAGGTGCTCTACAACCAGTACCACGGAAAGCCGCTGGGAATAGGACTGGTGGAGTTCAAGGAAATCTCGGCCTGCACGACCTTCCTGAAGCACAAGTCGCACATAGCGTCGACGCCAATGCCGCCGCAAGTGTACACGCACATGTCGAGCGACTACAGGCACGGAATAGTGTCAGAAACACTGATAAAGGCAGCCTGCAGAATACTCTCAGTGCCATACACGTCAAGCAGCTCATTCTGCACGTCGCAGCAGGACATGATCGAAATAGAGTACGAGCGGCAGCAGGAGGAGTTGGTGAAAAACGGAGAATACGAAATCGTGACGAAGACCTTCCCGTGGTTCAGCTACGACCTGGTGAGCATCATGGGAGCCTGCAACAGAATGATGGCGCCGAAGGAGCAGAGTAAGCCGCGGAGAAACAGACGAGGGCCGATAACAAGTAAGTCGGAACACGCGCTTAACAAGTCCGCAGCAAACTCGGCAAACAGAGCGTTCCACGGAGGACAGAGCGGGAAGGCGCCAGGGAACGCCGGAAACTCGAGGAGCAGCAGCGCAAGCACAACCAGCGTGCACCTGGAGAGCTACCTGAGCTCCAAAAGCATGGAAGGAATGGGAGAAAAGCTGACCTTCCTGAACACGATGCTGCAAAGCGGCGCAGAGGGGAAGCCGGAGAACGCAGGGGTCTCCCGGGAGTCGACAGGGAGAGCAGACGCGACCGCAAAGCGCGACATGGGAAAGCACGAGTCGGGCAACAAGCACGTGCCAGGCAGGCCCACAACGGGCGCAAATAACGCAGACAAGAGGTCGCCGGAGAGAAAGAGGCCGCCTCTAACCGTGAGGAAGGCGATCGCAAAGGCGGGTCAGGACAGGGACCACAAGGCCCCAGGCAACAGGGACAAGGGAGTCAAGGCGAGGGAAAAGAGCAGAAAGAGGAACTTTGAGCAGATGAGGGCGGATAGGAGTCCGGAGAGGCAGGAAGGCCGCAAGCCGCGGCGCGAGAGGAGCCCCGGTCGGAGGGACCGAGGGAAGAAGCGCGACAAGGGCCGCCACGAGAAGGGCCTGCACAGGAACCCGGAAAAGAGGCGCTGA
- a CDS encoding uncharacterized protein (protein of unknown function DUF529 repeat containing protein) has protein sequence MNLPGKLILALVFLFTCNGRYIARFAGAAPGSAGYASSSAPQIGQTHRVRNDNPYYPNLNNSNNYESNYIPVNPGEPPPAAPPVPAPSSRYDQSFGMTPRVAGPPQAQPQPARQVSAVPVSQTPGASPLAAPAAAPRPLPHYADFVASAKTQAPAQQLIQAPQPVNTHATAQGKLIIFDINDRNSTTYITYEFDDETQEDVFIPNAPHSIFKVTNGDTVVWTSTNHTYPDEVRVRIDDRGEPKVRIFFPPVDQPQAKTEPAASRGAVPEETGQLPKLPEPEVYSAYFTTVEVDSKKSTNKIKYEFDQVKNLERFTAKQPFMIERVTKSGKTIWPHGKLINPALKLIIRKTRSGKDRLKVFFFEDEDEDDEEEEEDPEFGFQPRVVPAGTQYGYTAPAAKAPQQQLQPQLPQLPQLKPIQPPQVQHVQPAQTAPHLQPAHVQPPLQLQHQAQPTQVQPVVPPIVQPPAPQQPVPERFGDHEPFESESAYELDFDQIIAAPPQPVSQLPYPYGTASSVSTVTTGPTSVSATSTATTQQFQSPYPYGYPGQQGQFPGYPAFSAYPGLPQVPGYPAFPGQPQYPGITGYPVQPGQMPAQPGQMYPGALGPTQPVSEAEDPWADILLLTKDQNNKSVLLHQDLYDPKAIANNVVQYALAQHARCTSIRSGKKTIWKHYPQEYGDSFPQTITHNKNTHKISIHFKEFIILYQRDTDGKWNDTEYDLRLFTVNPRDRRSIIEMDSTQYHLGKVDDEKYQFTFRDGVRCAEVHIDEQIVWKHGEFSMQDPLMVSYHEQLDEIAVGNEQKLLVYYKLDDGWPFYRTKYINGHRRPITGNTNRDRGLPYTSSPGTSEEEIPQAYFGNTLYHRAFAGGVHYGFNIKGYRFNPWFSGPSPLNHYHMLSVPYLSPLAFNVTVNVFDSLIQLGD, from the exons ATGAACCTTCCGGGCAAGCTAATACTCGCgcttgtatttttatttacctgTAATGGAAGGTATATAGCCAGATTTGCTGGTGCTGCTCCTGGTTCGGCAGGTTATGCCAGTAGCAGTGCCCCTCAGATAGGTCAAACTCACAGAGTTCGTAATGATAATCCATATTATCcgaatttaaacaattcaAATAATTATGAATCCAACTATATACCTGTTAACCCCGGTGAACCGCCTCCTGCAGCTCCTCCGGTTCCTGCTCCGAGTTCAAGGTATGATCAGAGTTTTGGCATGACTCCTAGAGTTGCCGGGCCACCGCAAGCCCAGCCTCAACCAGCTAGACAAGTATCAGCCGTGCCAGTATCGCAAACCCCCGGAGCTTCGCCACTGGCAGCTCCTGCAGCAGCACCCAGGCCGTTGCCTCATTACGCGGACTTTGTTGCTTCAGCTAAAACACAAGCTCCCGCTCAGCAACTTATCCAGGCCCCTCAACCTGTAAACACACATGCCACCGCTCAAGGCAAGTTGATTATATTTGACATTAACGACCGGAACTCTACCACGTACATCACATACGAATTTGATGACGAAACTCAAGAGGACGTGTTCATTCCTAATGCACCTCACTCAATTTTCAAGGTTACCAACGGTGACACTGTTGTCTGGACTTCGACTAATCATACGTACCCAGACGAGGTCAGAGTACGCATTGATGACAGAGGCGAGCCTAAAGTTAGGATATTCTTCCCCCCAGTCGACCAACCCCAGGCGAAAACCGAACCAGCTGCTTCTAGAGGCGCTGTGCCTGAAGAGACCGGGCAATTGCCTAAGCTTCCTGAGCCAGAGGTGTACTCTGCCTACTTTACAACCGTTGAAGTAGACAGCAAGAAGAGTACCAACAAGATCAAGTATGAATTCGACCAAGTTAAGAACCTCGAAAGATTCACTGCTAAGCAGCCGTTCATGATAGAAAGAGTCACTAAGTCGGGCAAGACAATTTGGCCCCATGGCAAGTTGATTAATCCTGCTCTTAAGCTTATCATAAGGAAGACCAGAAGCGGCAAGGATAGGCTAAAGGTATTCTTCTTCGAGGAtgaggacgaggacgacgaagaggaagaggaagaccCAGAGTTCGGGTTCCAACCCAGAGTCGTCCCTGCTGGAACGCAATATGGATACACAGCACCTGCAGCTAAAGCGCCTCAACAGCAACTCCAACCACAACTGCCACAGCTGCCTCAACTTAAGCCAATTCAGCCTCCACAGGTTCAACACGTACAACCAGCTCAAACTGCTCCACATTTGCAGCCTGCTCATGTTCAGCCTCCTTTGCAGTTACAACACCAGGCTCAGCCTACTCAAGTGCAACCTGTTGTGCCTCCAATCGTACAGCCACCGGCGCCTCAGCAACCAGTGCCTGAACGGTTTGGGGATCACGAGCCATTTGAATCTGAAAGCGCCTATGAGTTAGATTTTGACCAAATTATTGCAGCCCCTCCACAACCAGTGTCACAGCTCCCATATCCATATGGTACAG cttcctcaGTCTCAACAGTTACCACAGGTCCAACCTCTGTCTCAGCTACctcaacagcaacaact cagcaATTCCAGTCTCCATACCCTTATGGCTACCCCGGACAACAGGGTCAGTTCCCCGGCTATCCAGCTTTTTCAGCCTACCCTGGTCTACCTCAAGTTCCAGGTTACCCAGCATTCCCAGGACAACCTCAGTACCCCGGAATTACTGGATACCCGGTCCAACCTGGTCAGATGCCAGCTCAGCCTGGCCAAATGTATCCTGGGGCCTTAGGGCCTACCCAACCCGTTTCAGAAGCTGAGGACCCTTGGGCAGATATTTTGTTGCTGACTAAAGACCAGAATAACAAGTCTGTTTTGCTCCACCAAGACCTTTACGACCCTAAAGCTATTGCTAACAATGTTGTCCAGTACGCGTTAGCACAACACGCTAGGTGCACGTCCATCAGGTCAGGTAAGAAAACAATATGGAAGCACTATCCACAAGAGTATGGCGATAGTTTTCCCCAGACTATCACCCACAACAAGAACACTCATAAGATTTCAATCCATTTTAAAGAGTTCATTATTCTATATCAGAGGGACACAGATGGGAAATGGAATGACACCGAATACGATCTCCGACTGTTCACAGTTAACCCACGCGATAGGAGATCTATCATCGAGATGGACAGCACTCAGTATCACTTGGGGAAGGTGGACGATGAGAAGTATCAATTTACTTTCAGAGACGGTGTTCGTTGCGCTGAGGTTCACATCGACGAGCAAATTGTATGGAAGCACGGAGAGTTCAGTATGCAAGACCCTCTTATGGTTTCATATCACGAACAGCTGGATGAGATCGCAGTGGGCAATGAGCAGAAGCTTCTGGTTTACTACAAGCTCGACGACGGGTGGCCCTTTTACAGGACCAAGTACATTAACGGGCACAGGAGGCCTATAACTGGCAATACTAATCGAGATAGGGGTCTACCATACACTAGCAGTCCTGGAACCAGTGAGGAAGAGATCCCACAAG CCTACTTTGGAAACACTCTTTACCATCGTGCCTTTGCAGGGGGTGTTCACTACGGTTTTAACATTAAAGGATATAGATTTAACCCGTGGTTTTCAGGGCCATCTCCTCTTAACCACTATCATAtg CTCTCTGTACCATATTTGTCGCCTTTGGCCTTTAATGTTACCGTAAATGTTTTCGATTCCCTTATACAATTAGGggattaa